A single genomic interval of Parvularcula marina harbors:
- the gshB gene encoding glutathione synthase, with protein MSVLKIAVQMDPMEAVDIKGDTTFALSLEAFARGHKLWTYEAPDLRLEGEKLSVSARSIDKLSRDEGDHVRFGSRELLDLSEVDVVLVRQDPPFDMSYITACHLLEKLPESVMVLNDPAEIRNAPEKILVMDFPDLMPETLITADEKAIRAFRETHRDIIIKPLYGNGGAGVFRVRPDDENLASLLEMFLAGRRVPVIAQKYLKDVRKGDKRIILLDGEPVGAINRVPAEGEARSNMHVGGVAEAIELDDRDREICARIGPVLKEKRLLLTGIDVIGGFITEINVTSPTGIQEVKRFGGADIAVMFWDWVEKNRT; from the coding sequence ATGTCCGTCCTCAAGATTGCCGTGCAGATGGACCCGATGGAGGCGGTCGACATCAAGGGAGACACGACATTCGCGTTGTCCCTTGAAGCCTTCGCGCGCGGTCACAAACTCTGGACCTATGAAGCGCCGGATCTGCGGCTGGAAGGCGAAAAACTTAGTGTTTCTGCGCGTTCCATCGATAAACTGAGCCGCGATGAAGGCGATCATGTCCGTTTCGGCAGCCGCGAATTACTCGATTTAAGTGAGGTCGACGTCGTGCTGGTGCGGCAGGATCCGCCCTTTGACATGAGCTACATCACGGCCTGTCACCTGCTCGAAAAACTGCCCGAGAGCGTGATGGTGCTCAACGATCCGGCAGAAATTCGGAATGCGCCGGAAAAAATTCTGGTGATGGATTTTCCGGACCTGATGCCCGAAACCCTCATCACCGCCGATGAAAAGGCGATCCGGGCGTTCCGGGAGACCCATCGCGACATCATCATCAAGCCGCTTTACGGCAATGGCGGCGCGGGCGTCTTCCGGGTGAGGCCCGATGACGAGAACCTCGCTTCACTGCTTGAGATGTTCCTTGCCGGGCGGCGTGTGCCGGTGATCGCGCAGAAATATCTCAAAGATGTGAGGAAGGGCGATAAGCGGATCATCCTGCTCGACGGTGAGCCAGTGGGCGCGATCAACCGCGTGCCTGCCGAGGGCGAAGCGCGCTCCAACATGCATGTCGGCGGGGTGGCCGAAGCCATTGAGCTAGATGACCGCGATCGGGAAATCTGTGCACGGATCGGTCCGGTCCTGAAAGAGAAGCGGCTTCTGCTCACCGGCATCGATGTGATCGGCGGCTTTATCACCGAAATCAATGTGACTTCCCCGACTGGCATTCAGGAAGTCAAACGCTTTGGCGGCGCGGATATCGCGGTCATGTTCTGGGACTGGGTGGAGAAGAACCGCACCTGA